The sequence below is a genomic window from Streptomyces sp. V1I1.
AACATCAGCCAGGCGCTGGCGGTGATCATGCACATGGACGTCAGCCCTAGGGCGAACTTGAGCAGCCGCATGCCGCCCAACCAGTCGTGGGGCGAACCGAACACGACCCAGAAACCGAGGGCGATCCCGGCGAGCAGGACGATGACAGCGGCGGTGCGACGCAAGATTATGGACACCCGACCATGATCTCATTCGCGCTCGCGCGCCATGGCGGCTCGGTGGTCCGCCAGCGGTCCAGCAGAATCACCTTCGAATTGTCATGGACCACGCCTCCCTGCCTAGCCCGTGCGACTTGGTTCCACACGCCTGCGCTGCAGCCCTGTCTGAGAGACACGCTCGAAACTTGTTCTTTATCTACCAGGATCTTCCAGGCTTGCCGATGGCCTTGAGGGTCTCGGGGCGTTTGACGGTCTTGCCGACGTCGTAGCGGGGTGCCCTGCGTTTGTTCTTGGCGCCGGGTGGCCGTCCGGGTCCGGTGCCTGTGGGTTTGGGAACACGGGTCGGGCAGGCGAGATGAGCGCGGATGTTCCTGAACCCTCGGCGGACCCGGGCCGGGGTGAGGCGGTCGGAGGCGGTGGGTTTCTCCCAGGGTCGGTGGAGGTCCTCGGCGAGCGGCCGGGCGAGTCGGAGCTGGGTGTGGGCGACGATCAGGATCCAGGTCCAGCGGTCCGCGGCCTCGGGGGTGCGGAGTTTCGGGGTGGTCCAGCCGAGGGTCTGCTTCGCGAAGCGGAAGGTGTGCTCCAGATCGAAGCGGCGGAGAAATGCCCGCCAGCAACGGTCCACATCGTCGGGGGCGGCACCGGTCTTCGAGAACCACAACCACACCGGCGGAGCATCCCGTTCCTTCGACAGGTGCTCGACCTTCAGCCGGATCAATGTTCCCTCTACCAAGGGAAGTTCACCCTCGTGGTTGAGCCAGGCCGAGCGGTGGGTGAGACGAGGGTGGCCCCGGTCCCATGCCTGGGTTTCGGCCTTGCCGTAATTGCCGGTGTCGGTGACCGTGGTGATCGCGGGCTCGGGCCAGGTCTCCGGCTTGGTGAAGCGGAACTCCGGTCCGTGCTTGGGCGGGCGGCCATTGATACCGTGCATCCTCGGCGGTTTCGGCAGCCGCATGACGCGGTCGGAGCGGACACGGCCGACCATCTCGACGGGCAGGTCTCGCAGGACCCAGGCCAGGCGGGTGACGTCATAGCCGGCGTCGCTGACGATCACGATGTCCGGGTCCCCGGCCCGCCACTGGCCCGCGGTGATGAGCCGTTCAACGACTCCTCGGAGCTGGCCGGCGGTGATCGCGGTCGCGTCGTCCGCCGGGCCGAGCCGGACCGTGTCCAGGATCGCGGTCCATGACGTGGCGCCCGGCTCCAGCACGGCGACGAAGGAGTACGGCCAGCCCGGAATGAACTGCGACGCCGTCTTCGCGCGGCCGTAGACGTGGCAGAACAGCCGCTCCGCTGAGCACGGCGCGTCCGAACGAAGCCACGGCGACACATCGACCGCCAAGACCAAGCGCCCGCCGTCGAAACGCGGCCGCGACAGCCCGGCCAGCACCGTCCGCAGCCGATCGACGTCGCCGCGGCCACCGCCACGGACGTGCTGGGCGAGCCGTCCGTACCGGACACCATCGACGACATCGAAGCGAACGCCAGCAACGATGACACGGGCGGGGGAGAGGAACTGCTGCAGTTCAGCACGCCCCGCCTCCCCGGACTGCTCAGCCGGTTCATCTCCCTGCGGGTCCTGCAGCCCGAGAGGTACGCCTGGCTCCGCGGCTTGGAAGCCGCCCTCGCCTACCACCGGGCCCACGGCAACCTTCGAGTGCCCTACGACTACCGCTCACCCGTGGCACCTGACAGCGCACCGGACGACGGCTTCCCACTGGGGACATGGATCGTCCTTCAGCGCCGAGAGCGCCGCGCCGGCAGGCTCAGCGCTGAGCGGAGCGCGAAGCTGGACACCCTCGGCATAGTGTGGTCGCCGTTCGACGCGGCCTTCGAAGAAGGACTGACCGCCTGCAGGAACTGGTTCGCCGCCCACGGACATCTGCTCCCGCCCATCGACGCCGTAGACCCTGACACCGGCTTCCCCCTCGGCCGGTGGCTGAAGAACCAGCGCGCCGCGGTCCGCACCGCGGATGAGCCCAGCGGTTGTCGGTCACCGCGAGCGACAAGGAACGCGACGCCGCAGCCCAGGCCGACCGCCGTCGGGAAGCACTGGAGGAGATCGACGCGTCCTGGTGTCCCGCCTGGCCGGTGGACTGGCAGCGTGCCTTCCATCTCGCCCGGCCTCTCGCCCAGGCCGGGCACACCCTGACCGGGCACCCGCCCCGGCGCCTGGTCGTGCACACGGCGAGGACATCGGCCGCTGGATCACCACTCAGCAGACCACCTGGGACACGCTCAGCACCGGCCAGCAGTGGTTGCTGCGCAAGGTCCTGGGCATCGGCCCCGCCGCCCCCACCGACCGGCCAGAAGCCAAGGCCCGCCAGAGCCACGCCGACAAGTGGGCACTCAATCTCACGGCAGCCCTCCAGTACCGGCGGCGTGAAGGGCACTTGGACGTGCCTCGCAGGCACAACGAAACCGTTGAGGGCCAGGTCGTCAAGCTGGGGATCTTCGTCGCCAATACCCGGGCCCGACGCGACAGGCTCGCGTCCGACCGGGTCAGCGCGCTCGACGAGCTCGGTATCCGCTGGTCATAACTGACCGCCATGAGAAGGGGCCTGGCTGATTCTCGAGATCAGCCAGGCCCCTTTTCGTAGGCAACGCAGGCGCTCGTCATCCGGGTCGCCTGCGGAGGTGAGATTTCCTCACGTACGCGCGCGCCGTTCTAAAGCGCCCCGGCCCTCCCGCTAAGGGAGGACCGGGCCGCTCTGCGGTCGCGCCACGCGGTTCGTCGGCGACGACCTCCCCCGTCTCAGCGGTAGTAGTAGGCTTTCGCCTCGATCGTGTGCGCCTTGCCCTTCAGGTAGATGCGCATGTAGTACGAGGTGCCGGACGACGCGTTCGCCTTCACCGTCATCCAGCCGCCGTTGCAGTAGCCCCAGCCGCCCTTCTTGACGACCTTCTTGTCGCGGGTCCGCACCACGTCGATCTTGTACTTGGTGCCGTCACCGCCGTTCCAGCAGCGTGCGTTGACGCCGAGCGTGCCGCTGCGCGGGACGAAGTCGGGCGTGGCCCAGTACTTGGTGGGCTTGTGGCTCTTCGGGCCCCAGATCAGGTGCCAGCCCGCCTTCGCGGCGGAAGTTTCGGTCCGCGAAGCGGCGGTGCCCGGTGCGCTCTGCGCCGCCGGCGCTGCCTGGGCGGCCGGAGCGGCTATCGCGAGCCCGGTGCCCAGCGCCACCGTGGCCGTCGCCAGGGCGAGGCTCTTTCGTGCTGTCATCGTGTCGAATCCTTTCCCGGACCACCGGCCGGGTTCCCCCGTTGGGCACCCGTGTCGACCGTGTCCGCGTGGCGCCCGGTGGTCGGCCGCGGCGCCTCGTGCTGGTCCAAGAAGCTACGGGCGGCCCGTACCGGGCCGCGTCCGGCGACGGGTTGAACTCCCGGCAGACCCGCGGCAGTAGGCACACGGTTCCTGCACCTTTCGCGGTACCGCCGCAGTTTGACTACCCGCCGCCCGCACCACGGCTACGCTGCGGCGATGCGGATCCGCCCCTCAGGCCGTGTTGGCCCGGCAGCCGACGCGCTGATTGCCGCGGCGCTCACCAGCGTGGCCGTGCTCCTCGGGCAGGAGGCCGCGAGCCAGGGTTGGTCCGCGCTCGACGCGCCCGCGTACGCGCTCGTCGGGCTGGTCAATCTGCCGCTCGCGCTGCGCAGCAGGGCGCCGGTCGCCGTCTGCGCCTTCGTCCACCTCGTGTGGTTCTGCTACGTCACCGCCGGCTACTGGCCCGTCGTGAACACCTTCGGCCCGATGCTCGCCGTCTATACGGTGGCGTCGCTGCGTCCCGTACGCACATCCGTCACCTGCGCCGCCGCGATGGCCGGGATCTGGATCTACGCGGGAGTGGTCAGCCACAGCGACTCCATGCCGTCCGTCGTCGGCCAGGCCCTCGTCTTCCCCGCCGTGCTGTGGCGCTTTGGCGTCACCGCCCGCCGTGCCGCCGAACTTGCCCGCAGGCTCCGTGAGGAGCAGGCCGAACGGGCCCGCCGAGAAGTGGCCGAGGAGCGCGGCAGGATCGCGCGCGAGCTGCACGATGTGGTGGCTCACCACATGTCGGTTATATCGGTGCAGGCGGGCCTGGCCGGATTCGTCTTCGACTCGGACCGCGACACGGCGCGTACCGCGCTCTCCACGATCTCCGGCACCAGCGCGGAGGCCCTCGATGAACTCCGCCGCATGCTTTGGGTGTTGCGGGCCTCGGACGAGGACGGTGTTCCGGCCACGCCCATGCCGGGCCTCGCGCGTCTGGGGGAGATGGTCGAGCGCGTACGGTCCGGGGGCGTGTGGGTCGACCTGCGGATCGAGGGCATGGCCCGCCCGCTCGCGCCCGGCGTCGACCTGTGCGCGTACCGCGTCGTGCAGGAGGCGCTGACCAACGTACTGAAGCATGCGCCCGGAGCCATCGCGAGCGTGGAACTGCGCTATGAGCCAGGCCAGTTGGAGGTGACCGTCGCGGACGACGGACAGGGGGTGATTCCGGACAAGGTTCGGCCGGGCAGCGGGCATGGGTTGATCGGCATGCGTGAGCGGGCCAAGCTTTACGGCGGGCGGGTCGACATCGGCCCGCGGAGCGAGGGGGGTTTCGCGGTGCGTCTGACTCTGCCCACCTCCACGCAGGCCGTACGCGAGGGAGAAGACACGTCGGGATGACCAGGGTGCTCGTCGTCGACGACCAGTTCCTGATCCGCGCCGGACTGGTGGGGCTGCTGCGCGCGGCACCCGGCATCGAGGTGGTCGGCGAGGCGGGCGACGGCGAGGAGGCCGTCGCCCTGGCCGCACAGACCCGTCCCGACGTGATCCTGATGGACATCCGGATGCCCGGCATGAGCGGCGTCGCGGCCACCGAGAAGATCCTCGCCGACGCGCCGGACCCGTTGCCCCGGGTCCTCGTCCTGACCACCTTCGACCTGGACGAGTATGTCTACGGTGCCTTGCGTGCCGGTGCCTGCGGCTTTCTGCTCAAGGACTCGGGGCCCGAGCGGCTGCTCGCCGCGGTGGCGGCGGTCGGCGGGGGAGACGCGCTCTTCGCGCCCAGCGTCACGCGCCGCCTGGTCGAGGCGTTCGCCCAACGGGCCGGAAACGCCGGGAGAACGGACGAACCGCCGCCCGATCTGGGGGCGTTGACCGCGCGCGAGGTGGAGGTGCTGAGGCTGACCGCCAGAGGTCTGTCCAACCTGGAGATCGCCGGCGAGCTGTTCATCAGCGAGGCGACTGTCAAGACGCACCTCAATCGCACGATGACCAAACTGGACCTGGGCAGCAGGGCGCAGGCCGTGGTGGTGGCGTACGAGACGGGTTTGGTCACTCCAGGGGGCGCGGGCTGACCGGCCGCGGACTGAGGGGGACGGGGCGCCGCTGCGTACGCAGGTAGCGTGAACCATCTCGGCACCGCCCGCCGCATCGCCTCGGGGCCTTGCACCTCAAGCGCGCGCGTGCGCAGAGCGTCGGACCAGCTCAGATCGCCGCGCCAGACCTCGGTCATGCGGCGCAGGCCTGCGGTCACCGCCACCGTGAAGCCGGGGTCCGCGTCGCAGACGTCTGCACCGGCTGCTGTGATCAACCCCGCCCGGCCCCACCCGCCCGCCGCCAGGCAGAATCCCTCATACCGGCCATGGCGCCTGGGAAGCCATCGCCGCTGCCGTGGTCCCCCAGGGAACGGAACCCAGCACGGAACCAGGTCGGGGTCCAGGACGTACGCGAGGTGCCCAAGCAGTAAGCGGCCGCGGTCAACGACTCCATGAACGAGCGGATCCGCGCCGCGCTGCACAGGCGGTGGGGCGAGCAGGCCGCGGCCCCTGTCCAGCGCGGCTCGGTCGCCTTGATGACTCAGGAGTTCCGCGCGGCCGTTACCGCGAACAGCGCCTAACGCTGCACCGGATGTTCGGCTGCCTGTGGGCGAAGTGCGGTACGACCGCCTTCCTCCAGCGGCGAGCTCGTCACCCCGGGCGTTGCTGCGCGAGTCAGCGGGGTGGTTCGTTCGCCTGCCGCTCCACCCAGCGCGCCAGGTCATTGCCCTCCTCGAAGAACACGCCCGGCTCGATCTGCGGCAGTACGCCAACCTCGTTCCGCCGCAACTCGGCCAGCTCGTCAGTCATTCGAAAACGGGCATGGCCGAGGCGTGAGCCATCCCGAGTAGGAGACCCGCCCGCCTGATCTCCCCGGCCGTGGTCACCTCAGAGGCCAGGTCCTCGTATTCCCGCATTGCCTGGTCCTCCTCCGCGGACCGGTACGCCTCGCATGGGAGGGCGTCGGGGTGTTCGTCACGCCAGTCCCTCAGGAGGCCGATTGCTTTCGCTGACGAGTGCCAGCACGCGCAGCGCACCTGCAGCACCAGGTCGGCGGGCAGCCGCACCGTGATCTGTTCCGGGCAGTCGACGTCCCGTGAGCCGGGCCAGCGCCCGCCGATCAGCGCCTGCTGCGGCAGAGGCGGCCATTTCCGGCTCCATCCCCGCCTTTTCAACTCCTGCCGCACCCCGTACGTGACCACCACATCGCGAGTGTCGACCAGATTCCCGCACTCCTGCAGGCTCGCCTTGTACATCTGCCACTGAGCCCGCCGTACGGCGGCCTCCCGGCTCGGGAGGCCATCAGCGCTCCACCGGGGTGTGCTCCTCAGTGACTTGGCCCGCCTCCGCTCAGCTGTGAACAGCGGCCTCAATGCCTCGAGCTTGTCCTTCGTACCGGCAGGCAGGGAGGGGGTGACGGGTGTGGTGCTGACGGTCATACGACACATCATGCCGGGACCTTCGACACCGCCTCACCCCTCGTCCCGGCAGTCGCGCGCAAGTGCTTTGACTGAGCTTGTTCCGCTTTGACGGACACCGTCGGTGTGGTGGTCAGGCCGCGAGTGCGGTCTCGTAGTCGGCGGGACTCCGGTAGCCGAGGCTGCTGTGCAATCGGTGCAAGTTGTACCAGCCTTCGATGAAGTCGAAGATCGCGGTGCGGGCGGCGGCCCGGCTGGGCCAGGCGGTGGTGCCGAGCAACTCGCGCTTGATGGTGGCGAAGAACGACTCGGCGAGCGCGTTGTCCCAGCATTGGCCGGTGCGGCCGACCGAGAGCCGGATGCCGAACTCACTGCTGAGGGCGGCGAATTCGGTGCTGGTGTATTGGCAGCCGCGGTCCGAGTGAAAGATCACCGACCGGCTTGGGCGACGCTGTCGACAGGCAGATCGCAGGGCATCAGCAACCAGCTCGGTCCGCAGGTGATCAGCGGTTGCCCAGCCGACCACCCGGCGCGATGCGATGTCGATGACAGTCGCCAGATAGAGCCAGCCTTCCTCGGTCGGAACGTAGGTGATGTCACCGCACCAGCGGGTGTCGATCGCCATGGGATCAGGAGCGAAATCACGCAGGACCAGGTCGGGGCGGGTGGCGGCTCGCGGGTCTGGGATCGTGGTCAGTTGTCGGCGTCTGCGATGACGGCCCTGCAGCCCGGCATTGCGCATCAGTCTGGCGATCCGGCGCCGGCCGCAATCCTGGCCTGCCTGTTGCAGGGCAGCGTGGATGCGCGGAGAGCCGTAGGTGCCCCGCGACCACTCGTGGACTTCGGTGATCCTCCCGGTCAGCTCGGCATCGCGGACCGCCCGCGGTCCGGGCTTGCCGCCGCGGCGGGCATAGAAGGCGGTGCGGGAGACCTTGAGCAGTTCACATGCGCGCTTGACGTTGTGACCGTCCTGCTTCTCCGCCTCGATGAACGGGTGCACGCTCACCGGGTCTCCTTCGCGAAGAAAGCCGTTGCACGCTTGAGGATGTCGACGTCCTCGCGCAGGCGACGGTTCTCCCGCCGCAACGCGGCCAACTCCTCACGCTCGCTGCTGGTCAGGCCGTCCTTCTCGCCCGCGTCGACCTCAGCCTGGCTGGCCCACAGCCGCACCGCGGTCTCCGTCAGGTCGAAGTCCTTGGCGATCTGACCGACCGAACGGTCACCACGCCGGCACAGTTCAACGATCTCGGCCTTGAACTCCGGCGTGAACGAACGGCGAGGCCGAGGCTTCTTCTTCCCCATGCTCTCCATGATGGACATCCTTCCGGGGCAGAACCCCTGATCTCAGATGTCCGTCAAAGCGGATCAAGCCCAGACCGGGAACGCGTCCGGTCACTCATCGGGCTCCCCAGTCGATCACTGTCCGATCGACCGGCTACTCTCAGCGGACTTTGCACGTCGATGCCCGGGGGGCTCTGTGGGTTCCACGCCTACCACATCTTTGGCTTCGGCCACCGTCATCCTTTCGCTCACCCTCCTGACGGCCTCCGGGCCTGCGGGAGCCGAATCCGCGCGGGGAAAGGCCGATGGCCAAGCGACGGCTTCCGCTCAGCCGACGCAGGAGGCAACGCCGCTAGCCGACTTGAGCGGTGGGCAGCTGCAGGACAAGGCACTGGCCGCGACCCGCGACGCAACCTCGCTGCGGTTGCGGGTCCACGAAGCCGAGGGCGGCGTCGACATAGACATCACCGTCGACAGGAAAGGGCAGTGCCGAGGCTCCATGAGCCTGGCAGACGGCACCATCAGCCACATCCGGACCACCGACCTCATGTTCTTCAAGCCCAATGAGGCCTTCGTCCGACGTCAGTGGGCAAAGGGCCTACCTCCCAAGGAAGCGACTCCGTTGTCGCGAAGCTCGCCGGCCGGTGGTCCAAGGTCAGGACGAGCGACCCCAGCGCAGAGGGCATGGGACGACTGTGCAACATGAAGAACCTCCTTGCCGGGTTCACCAGCACCCCTCTGGCCCGCAAGGGCAAGCCGACCACGCTCAACGACCAGCAAGTGCTGACGGTCACCGTCCCTCGCCAGGGCAGGCTCGACACCTGGTACATCGCCGCGGATGGCGCCCCCTACCTGCTCAAGCTGACGAAAGGCGGCAGCCCGAACTCGACCGAGATGTCCACGCACAACCAGCCGGTCGACCTGACACCACCTGATGCAAAGGTCCAGGACCTCACCTAGGCCGGCCAAACCGGTTCGACCGCGTGATGCAGGGACGCTGGGGGACAGACGCCCAGAACGACCCCAGCTGGTTGGGGTCGCGGGACTGAAGACGGCTGGGCGATACGCCCGGACGCAGTCGGACTGCGTCTAGCGTGTCGGCGGGTTGTGCCGGGGCGTCTGCATCCGAAGCAGTACCCAGGGGACCATCAGGGGCACTACGACCTTCTTAACGGCAACGACTAGTGCCGCATCAGGCAACGTTCGCCCCGTCGACCACGGCTCGTAGCCGCTGATCGTCAGCATGACGGTTTCGCCAGATGAGGTAGCGGCGGATCATGCTGCCCTGCTCCTTGTGACTGGCGTGGTCGGTGCCATCGAGGGTGAAGTAGCGCAGGGCGGTGAACTGGGCCTCGATGCGATTCAGCCACGAGGAGTTCGTCGGGGTGTAGGCGATCTCGACGTTGTTGGCCTGGGCCCAGTCCGCCACGCGGCGGCACCGCTTGGTGGTCAGGTGCGGGGAGTAGTTGTCGCACACGATCGCCAGGCGGACCGTCGGCGGGTAGAGGGTCCGCAGGTAGCGGCAGAACTCCAGGAACTTCGACCGGGTCTTGGTCTTCTTGATGTGTCCGTAGAGCTTGTCCTTGGCGAGGTCGTAGGCGGCGAACAGATGCCGCACCCCGTGCGGGCGGGTGTAGGTCGCCCGTCGGCGGGGCCGGGGTTCACGGTCTCGGTCCTTGTGTTTGCCGCCGCGTTCGGCCCACTGACGGCCCGGATGTGGCTGGAGGTTCAGCGGCCCGAACTCGTCCAGGCATAAGACCACCTCCGGCTCGCCTTCTTCAGGTATGACCTCGCCGTCGGCGATCGCGTAGAGATGTTCGACGCGCGCCTTCTTGGCCGCGTAGTCCGGGTCGCGGGAGGTCTTCCAGGTCTTCACGCGTTGAAAGGAGACGCCTTCCTCGCGGAGCAGGATGCGCAGGCCCTCGTGGCTGATGTCGTCGACCACCCCCTCTGCGACCAGGAAGTCCGCCAGCTTGGTCAGGCTCCAGGTCGAGAACGGCAGGCCGTGTTCAGCCGGCTGGGACTTGGCGATCTTCTTGACCTCGCGGCGTTCGGTAAGGCTGAAGGTCTTCGGCCGGCCGCCTTTGTACTTCGGGTAGAGGGAGCCGAAGCCGTCAGTGTTGAAGTTATGGATGACGTCCCGGACCCGGTCGGTGCTGGTGAACGTCACTTCGGCAATCTTCGCCACGGTCATGCCCTGCGCGGACAGCAGCACCATCTGCGCCCGCCGCCAGGTCACCACCGAACCGGTACCGCGGCGGATGATCCGCAGCAGCCGCCTGCCCTCGTCATCATCGATCTCACGGACACGTACTCGTTCTGCCACCAGCACAGTTTCTCTGCCTCGCACTACCGGCAGTGCTTATTCCGCAGGAGTGCCCACCCGTAGGCGGTTGCCGTCAGGATCACGCAGCTCAATCTCGCGTGCCCATGGAGCGTCCTTCGCTCGGACACCGAACTCCCCCGCGATGGCATCGACTTCACGGACGCGGAGGTAGATCAACGTGTCGGGACGGGCGTCGCCTTTGTGCTCTGACAAGAACAACCTGACCCTGCCACGGGCCACCTCCACGAACGCGGGAAGCCCCGGCTCAAAGCGATGTTCCCACTGCTGGGTGAAGCCCAGACGGCCGTACCACGCGACCGCCGCAGCAGCGTCCTCGACGTGAAGAATTGGAATGACTTCCTCGTCCATGTGGCCCATCGTCCCAGACGACGGACAGGGCAAACGTTGCGTGATGCGGCACTAGGACGGCGAGGACTGCGATGCCGATGATGAGGGGGATCATGCTCCTCCGATGAGCGCAGGGTCTCGAGCAGAACGCTGACTTCTGTCAGTACACCAGGAGCGGCACCGCTTCCCGTGCCCGATCCCGCGTACGACCCTCAGATTCTGGCGCACGCCCTTGGCGAGGGCCACGGGAGGTCCCGGTGACGAGTGGGCTGACGCAACTTGGCGTGCAGACCGCTGAGTTCACATCTCGCCGCTGCTGGCCTGACGGCTTGTCGGGTGGAGGCGAGGCGGGGATATGCTGCGTTCGGCTCCGGATCTTGTGTGACCGCTGCAGGGTCTGCGGCCCGTGGTCCGGCGCGAGTAGAGACGTTTGTGAGCGCCCTGCCGGGAGTCTCCTCCACGACGGTGGCCGCTCCTCCTTGACCACGGCTTCGGAGGCTTCGTGACCACCCCGCGCCCAGCAGTTTCTCCCGACGACTCCGCAGTGGCACCGCCCCCTGGCTGTCCCGCGCACGGCATGAGTCCCGAGGGGATACGCCGGCTGTACGGGCCCGAGGCGGAGGCCAACCCCCGGGGGCTGTACGAGCAGCTGCGTCAGCAGCACGGTGCCGTCGCGCCGGTACTGCTGCATGGTGACCACCCCGCGTGGCTGGTCCTCGGACACCGGGAGAACCTCGAGGTCATGCGGACCCCGTCGCTGTTCTCCCGCGACTCGCGCCGCTGGACGCCGTTTGTGCAGGAGAAGGTGGCGGCCGACTCCCCGTTGATCCCCATGGTGGGATGGCAGCCGCTGTGCGTCTTCGCCGACGGTGACGAGCACGCCCGTCTCCGCGCCGCGGTCACCGAAAGCCTTGGGCAGTTCAATCGCCAGGGCGTGCGCCGCTATGTAACCCGCTACACCAAGCAGTTGGTCGCGGCCTTCGAGGCGACCGGGCAAGCCGACCTGATCCGGGACTACGCCGAGCGGCTG
It includes:
- a CDS encoding helicase associated domain-containing protein; this translates as MLRKVLGIGPAAPTDRPEAKARQSHADKWALNLTAALQYRRREGHLDVPRRHNETVEGQVVKLGIFVANTRARRDRLASDRVSALDELGIRWS
- a CDS encoding glyoxalase superfamily protein, giving the protein MDEEVIPILHVEDAAAAVAWYGRLGFTQQWEHRFEPGLPAFVEVARGRVRLFLSEHKGDARPDTLIYLRVREVDAIAGEFGVRAKDAPWAREIELRDPDGNRLRVGTPAE
- a CDS encoding response regulator transcription factor, which codes for MTRVLVVDDQFLIRAGLVGLLRAAPGIEVVGEAGDGEEAVALAAQTRPDVILMDIRMPGMSGVAATEKILADAPDPLPRVLVLTTFDLDEYVYGALRAGACGFLLKDSGPERLLAAVAAVGGGDALFAPSVTRRLVEAFAQRAGNAGRTDEPPPDLGALTAREVEVLRLTARGLSNLEIAGELFISEATVKTHLNRTMTKLDLGSRAQAVVVAYETGLVTPGGAG
- a CDS encoding helicase associated domain-containing protein, whose product is MLGEPSVPDTIDDIEANASNDDTGGGEELLQFSTPRLPGLLSRFISLRVLQPERYAWLRGLEAALAYHRAHGNLRVPYDYRSPVAPDSAPDDGFPLGTWIVLQRRERRAGRLSAERSAKLDTLGIVWSPFDAAFEEGLTACRNWFAAHGHLLPPIDAVDPDTGFPLGRWLKNQRAAVRTADEPSGCRSPRATRNATPQPRPTAVGKHWRRSTRPGVPPGRWTGSVPSISPGLSPRPGTP
- a CDS encoding sensor histidine kinase, translating into MRIRPSGRVGPAADALIAAALTSVAVLLGQEAASQGWSALDAPAYALVGLVNLPLALRSRAPVAVCAFVHLVWFCYVTAGYWPVVNTFGPMLAVYTVASLRPVRTSVTCAAAMAGIWIYAGVVSHSDSMPSVVGQALVFPAVLWRFGVTARRAAELARRLREEQAERARREVAEERGRIARELHDVVAHHMSVISVQAGLAGFVFDSDRDTARTALSTISGTSAEALDELRRMLWVLRASDEDGVPATPMPGLARLGEMVERVRSGGVWVDLRIEGMARPLAPGVDLCAYRVVQEALTNVLKHAPGAIASVELRYEPGQLEVTVADDGQGVIPDKVRPGSGHGLIGMRERAKLYGGRVDIGPRSEGGFAVRLTLPTSTQAVREGEDTSG
- a CDS encoding IS3 family transposase, encoding MSVHPFIEAEKQDGHNVKRACELLKVSRTAFYARRGGKPGPRAVRDAELTGRITEVHEWSRGTYGSPRIHAALQQAGQDCGRRRIARLMRNAGLQGRHRRRRQLTTIPDPRAATRPDLVLRDFAPDPMAIDTRWCGDITYVPTEEGWLYLATVIDIASRRVVGWATADHLRTELVADALRSACRQRRPSRSVIFHSDRGCQYTSTEFAALSSEFGIRLSVGRTGQCWDNALAESFFATIKRELLGTTAWPSRAAARTAIFDFIEGWYNLHRLHSSLGYRSPADYETALAA
- a CDS encoding transposase, which codes for MESMGKKKPRPRRSFTPEFKAEIVELCRRGDRSVGQIAKDFDLTETAVRLWASQAEVDAGEKDGLTSSEREELAALRRENRRLREDVDILKRATAFFAKETR
- a CDS encoding IS630 family transposase; its protein translation is MAERVRVREIDDDEGRRLLRIIRRGTGSVVTWRRAQMVLLSAQGMTVAKIAEVTFTSTDRVRDVIHNFNTDGFGSLYPKYKGGRPKTFSLTERREVKKIAKSQPAEHGLPFSTWSLTKLADFLVAEGVVDDISHEGLRILLREEGVSFQRVKTWKTSRDPDYAAKKARVEHLYAIADGEVIPEEGEPEVVLCLDEFGPLNLQPHPGRQWAERGGKHKDRDREPRPRRRATYTRPHGVRHLFAAYDLAKDKLYGHIKKTKTRSKFLEFCRYLRTLYPPTVRLAIVCDNYSPHLTTKRCRRVADWAQANNVEIAYTPTNSSWLNRIEAQFTALRYFTLDGTDHASHKEQGSMIRRYLIWRNRHADDQRLRAVVDGANVA